The proteins below come from a single Serinus canaria isolate serCan28SL12 chromosome 6, serCan2020, whole genome shotgun sequence genomic window:
- the EXOSC3 gene encoding exosome complex component RRP40 has product MAAERGTAAEALVGQVVLPGDLLLLPAHYDEDAEGERLQLSAGTAPQGRLLCGPGLRRSGAGLLVTKCGLLRHRPGGGGAYWVDSQQKRYVPVKGDHVIGIVTAKAGDVFRLDVGGSEPASLSYLAFEGATKRNRPNVQVGDLIYGQFVVANKDMEPEMVCIDSSGKSSGMGIIGQDGFLFKVSLGLIRKLLAPKCEIIQELSQLYPFEMVLGMNGRIWVKAKTVQQTLIIVNILEACEYMTAEQRKQALAKLSGN; this is encoded by the exons ATGGCGGCGGAGCGCGGCACGGCGGCCGAGGCCCTCGTGGGGCAGGTGGTGCTGCCCggggacctgctgctgctccccgcGCACTACGACGAGGACGCGGAGGGCGAGCGGCTGCAGCTGAGCGCGGGCACCGCGCCGCAGGGCCGGCTGCTGtgcgggccggggctgcggcgcagcggggccgggctgcTGGTGACCAAGTGCGGGCTGCTGCGGCACCggcccgggggcggcggcgcctACTGGGTGGACTCGCAGCAGAAGCGG TACGTGCCGGTGAAGGGCGACCACGTCATAGGGATCGTGACGGCCAAAGCGGGGGACGTGTTCAGGCTGGACGTGGGCGGCAGCGAGCCGGCGTCCCTGTCCTACCTGGCCTTCGAAGGCGCCACGAAGAGGAACAGGCCGAACGTGCAG GTGGGAGATCTTATTTATGGTCAGTTCGTTGTAGCAAATAAAGACATGGAACCAGAGATGGTCTGTATAGACAGCAGTGGAAAATCAAGTGGCATGGGAATAATTGGACAAGATGGCTTCCTCTTTAAAGTTTCCTTAGGTCTAATAAGAAA GCTCTTGGCTCCCAAATGTGAAATAATTCAAGAGTTGTCACAATTATACCCATTTGAGATGGTGCTGGGAATGAATGGAAGAATATGGGTAAAGGCAAAAACAGTTCAACAGACTTTAATTATAGTAAATATTTTGGAAGCCTGTGAGTATATGActgcagaacagagaaaacaagcGCTTGCCAAACTGTCAGGGAACTGA